One part of the Muntiacus reevesi chromosome 18, mMunRee1.1, whole genome shotgun sequence genome encodes these proteins:
- the LOC136150012 gene encoding olfactory receptor 5W2-like produces the protein MQRGSCSSLTEFILSRIADNPGNKVILFILFFLVYLINFLANLGMVILIRLDPRLHTPMYFFFSCFSFCDLCYSTAIGPNMLIDLLAKNKSIPFYGCALQFLVFCTFADCECLLLAVMAYDQYKAISSPLLYAVSMSSGVCSLLMAGVYIMGMTDALIHTTLAFHLCFCESNEIIHFCCDLPPLYLLSCSDTWVSELTLFTIFGFVELSSTSGVLVSYYYVILAVLKTHSTEERFKALSTCTSHLTAVATFQGTVLFIYFRPSSSHTLDQDKITSLFYTFVIPKLNPLIYSLWNKDVKDALEKLKYKKQF, from the coding sequence ATGCAAAGAGGAAGTTGCTCATCCTTAACTGAATTCATACTTTCCAGAATTGCTGATAATCCTGGGAATAAAGTTATACTATTTATcctgttttttcttgtttatcttATTAACTTTCTGGCAAATCTTGGAATGGTTATTTTAATTAGGTTGGATCCCAGgctgcacacacccatgtactttttcttcagctgtttttctttctgtgaccTCTGCTATTCAACAGCAATTGGTCCCAACATGTTGATAGACCTTTTAGCAAAGAACAAATCAATCCCCTTCTATGGTTGTGCTCTGCAATTCTTGGTCTTCTGTACCTTTGCAGATTGTGAGTGTCTCCTGCTggcagtgatggcctatgaccagTACAAGGCCATCAGCAGCCCCttgctctatgcagtcagcatgTCTAGTGGGGTGTGCTCCCTGCTTATGGCTGGGGTTTACATCATGGGGATGACAGATGCTCTGATACACACGACATTAGCATTCCACTTGTGCTTTTGTGAGTCAAATGAGATTATCCATTTCTGCTGTGACTTACCCCCACTTTACCTTCTCTCCTGCTCTGATACATGGGTCAGTGAGTTGACATTATTCActatttttggctttgttgaaTTAAGCTCCACTTCAGGAGTCCTTGTTTCTTATTATTATGTCATTCTAGCAGTCTTGAAGACCCACTCTACCGAAGAGAGGTTCAAAGCTTTGTCCACCTGCACCTCCCATCTAACTGCTGTGGCAACTTTCCAGGGAACTGTACTCTTCATATATTTCAGACCCAGTTCTTCCCACACTCTAGATCAAGACAAAATTACCTCATTGTTTTATACCTTTGTGATTCCCAAGTTAAACCCTCTGATCTATAGCTTATGGAACAAGGATGTGAAAGATGCCCTAGAAaagctaaaatataaaaaacagttttaa
- the LOC136150208 gene encoding olfactory receptor 5W2-like, translating into MEKENCSSVTEFIFLGITSNLGGKVTLFAMLLLVYLINLLGNLGMIILIRMDPQLQTPMYLFLSHLSFCDLCYSTAVGPKMLVDLLAKNKPIPFYGCALQFLIACTFADSECLLLAVMAYDRYKAINSPLLYAVSMSSRVCSLLMAGVYLVGIIDALIHTSLAFSLCFCGSNEINHFFCDLPPLYLLSCSDTQVNELTVFIVFGVIELSSISGVLVSYCYIILAVSKIHSAEGRFKAFSTCTSHLTAVAIFQGTLLFMYFRPSSIYSLEQDKMISLFYTLMIPMLNPLIYSLRNKDVKNALEKLKNKRWFQIFISYICIYI; encoded by the coding sequence atggaaaaagaaaattgctcCTCTGTGActgaattcattttcttggggattaCCAGTAATCTGGGAGGTAAAGTGACCTTATTTGCCATGTTACTACTTGTTTATCTTATTAATCTTCTGGGAAATCTTGGAATGATAATTTTGATTAGAATGGATCCCCAGCTGCAAACACCAATGTATCTtttcctcagccacctctccttcTGTGACCTCTGCTATTCGACAGCAGTCGGACCCAAGATGCTGGTTGACCTTTTAGCCAAGAACAAACCAATCCCCTTCTATGGCTGTGCCCTACAATTCTTAATTGCCTGTACCTTTGCAGATTCTGAGTGTCTCCTGCTggcagtgatggcctatgaccggtacAAGGCCATCAACAGCCCCttgctctatgcagtcagcatgTCCAGCAGGGTGTGCTCCCTGCTCATGGCTGGGGTTTACCTGGTGGGGATAATAGATGCTCTGATACACACGTCATTAGCATTCAGCTTATGTTTCTGTGGGTCAAATGAGATtaatcacttcttctgtgacttACCTCCACTCTACCTTCTTTCTTGCTCTGATACACAGGTCAATGAATTGacagtatttattgtttttggAGTTATTGAATTGAGCTCGATTTCAGGAGTTCTTGTCTCTTACTGTTATATCATCCTAGCAGTCTCAAAGATTCATTCTGCTGAGGGGAGGTTCAAAGCTTTCTCCACCTGCACCTCCCACCTAACTGCTGTGGCAATTTTCCAGGGAACTCTTCTTTTTATGTACTTCAGACCAAGTTCAATCTACTCTTTAGAGCAAGACAAAATGATATCATTGTTTTACACCCTTATGATTCCCATGTTAAACCCTCTGATTTATAGCCTACGGAACAAGGATGTGAAAAATGCCCtagaaaagctaaaaaataaaagatggtttcaaatatttatatcatACATTTGCATATACATATAG